The window ATGGGAATATCGAATAAAGATTACAGACCCTAAATTCCTTAATTTCAATTTCATTTTTGATCTAATCAAATTAAACGCCTATAATAAGAGTACATCTTATTCGACCTAGTGCTCTCACCCCCTTAGTTGGAAACACTTAGAGACTATTTTTTTTGTTTTAATTTTGTTAACGGTATCAGTATATATGCATGTAGTGTGACGTAAATAGCCGGATCAAAATACTACATATTAGTTGTTCAATTCACTTGCACCTTGGTGCATAGAATAATTTTCGGGTTGTGATTGTCGGGAAAGAAATTCAAAGCACATGGTACATGCGAGATGGTGCACTCACACCTGTAGAAATGGAAAGAAAGTCTCATTTTACTCTAGAATATATTCTTTTTTAAACAATTACTCTAGAGTTTAAGACACACAACAAAATATTTCACAAAATTATCATCAGCACTTCTTTTATATGAATAGAATTTGCTAAATCAATAATATACTCCTGGAACAGATCTATTCCACTTGGAGCTAGTCAGGCTTTCTATTTTGAATCTCTTGATGTTGGTTGTAGTAGGGGTTTTGTAATTTAAGATTGTCTTTATTTTGTCTTGTAAAAAAAAATAAAATCAACAATAGACTTAAACAAGGAGGCCATTGTAGTAATTTGAAGAGTGAAGCGCACTTTGTTTCCTTCTCTCAATTGTAACTCCAGTTTACGCTAGCTTCCAATAGCGCACGCATGGCACGTGAGCCCTTCTGCCTGCTTTGTTTTAACATAACGCTTAATTTCCTAACCGTTGATTATCACAACTTAATTACATCCAATTAATTTAAATGTAACTATCGTGTTCTCTCCTCTTTGCCGTGAAAACCCAGTAAATTTGGTGAAAGAGAATTCCCTTTACATCTTTGCAACACACGTACAAGTTTCTTGGTACGTCTAGCTTTGATCACTTTGATGTTTGCATGTAATTAGGACACAGCTTAATCGATATTCATGCAAAGTTACGATCAAATGATAAGAGTTTTAGCAAATATTCCTCTAGGTCTTTTTTTCATTTTTGGTAAAGATAAGTGGAAAGAAGATATATGGAGTTTGAATTACGGCATTGGAAGTGAGTTTCATACAAATGTTACATATGTAAAGAATGAAAAAATGAGTAAATCAGCGAATCCGATGTTCCAGATTTAGCGAATCAAGTATTTAAATTTCTTCAAAAGTGAAATCTCATTTGAGTGTCGACCGAGAAGAGATTACAAGCCTATATATGAGTGTCTGATATAAATCTTAATCAAGAGTAAAACATGAAATTTTCCACTTAATTTCTCTTCAGATGTCAATATATTTGAATTGTGCTTGCACAAATCACTACAAAAAAGATTACTGTAAACTCTTTCATAACGTATTCGAATCCACGCTATAGTTATAAAGATATAAATGAAAGCACAAATAAACAAAACAAAGAAAAGAAGAAACGGATCATTAACAAGCAGTACCAACCTTGTGAGCTTTTTCTGGATTTTGTGGATGGTAGCCTCGTGGAGTTAACCATTTGATTTGGCCTTGTAGATAATTAGTGTTTTCTTAATTGTAACTCCCCTGGATTAAGCTAGCTTCCAATTCTGCACGCATGTCATGCATATTTCTCTTAACAAAACGCTTAATTAAGTGAGCTGGACACTAAGCAGTTCATCGTTATCCAACTTATTCATTTTCACATCAAATTTTTAATATATGCCACTACCACACTATATTAATCAGTGTATTACAAAATACAAAATACAAAAAAAAAAAAAAATGTTGTGATGTATTTGGTAAGAATTTTGATCACTCTGATTACATGTAACTAGTCTCTTAACATGTGCTTTGCATATATCAATTTTGGTTTTTAAACATTTTGTAATATTAGGGGTAAATTAGAAAGTTTAATTTTTTAGTGAAGTTTTGACAAAAAAACTTGGGCTTCTCGTTAAAGGAGTTGAGATTAGCAACTCACTCGATCAAATTAGTTGTATAAAATTAGTATGATATAAAGATGTTTGAATTCCCTCTTGACCTTTTTCACTTTTGTTAAAGAAATTAAAGTGATCGATAATGACAATGGCTGCATGGTTAAAGTACTATGTGTGAATGTTATAGGTTTAAAGTATGGAAGAGATTAATTAATCAACAAATATCATAATCAAGATCTAGCGAATCGAACATTAAGTTTCTTTTTCAAATTAAAATTTTACTTCAGTGACGGTTTCGCACACATAGATGTATAAAATCGAAAATTCTTCTATGTACCAAGGTGCAAGTGAACCGAGCAACTAATATGCAATATTTTGATCCGGTTATCTATGTCGCATTATCATACATGTATTCTAATACTGCTAACAAAATTGAAACCTAAAAAAATAGTCATAAGTGTTTCCAACACATGGGGTGAGGACCTGAAGCCGAATAAGATGTACTCTTATTATGAGCTTAATTTGATTGAGTCAAAAATGAAAATGAAATAAATGAATTTAGGGTCTCTAGTCTTCATTCGATCTTCGCATATGGCGATTTAATACGGATTTGCACATTAATAGTGCACTTGCACCTATTGGTGCGTATAATCCGCTCCGGTATAAAACATTGTTGTGCTAGAATCATTTTTTATTCTTCTTGTTTTAACACTAGCCAACACATAATCCATCGTCATATATTAAGATATATCAACACATGCGACTTAATTACTCACTGAAACTTTATGAATCGAAATTGATATCACTAGAATCAATTGATGAAAAACTGCCAACAATTAGTGTTTATATGCACTTACAACAAGATAGCCGACAAGAAAAAACTGGAAATCTTATTATATATAAGCAAAAACAAACTCATTACCAGTCCATGATGAGCTCACAAAAATTAACGAACTTATAGACAAAAATAAACTCCATGACTTTTAGGGCAAACTCATTTACTAGCTAGCCATTTGACAAACACGCTATTGCATGTGGTACCAACAGAGAACCACTTCCTAATCAGCAAATATGAGTAACTCCTTATCCATAAGCCGGTTGATCGCCAATCTTATTCCACACAATCAGTATTCTTTTTAGCCTTCTTGCTAGATTTTAATCATATACATTTGAGTATTTGATAGAGGAAAAGTTATCTTGAAGTTATTGTTTACATTTTACATGACAATAGTTTTTCCCCACCTAGTGGATTATATTGACCATTCAGGTTAGTATCTTTTAGGAATTCAGCTGGACTTGACATCAATACTCGAGTAAAGTAGAGAGATGGATAAATTGAGGTTTTAAACTCATGACCTCAGCGTTGTCGGTTAGGTTACCTAACCAATCAGGTCATGGCTCACCGACAATTAATCTTGGATTAACTTGTTTGTGTCCAATCTTTTTACTTTAGACACAATTTTACGTAATATAAATCGAGTACCAGTTTCATCCGTATGTGTCCCAATTTCTCATCATTCAGGAATATTATGACTTTTCAATCCTCACCAATGTCATATCAAGTCCTTCTCTATCCAATAATCCCATATTATTCCATGCTTGCAATGGCCACAGGGCGGAAGAGGTTTGGCGTCCTGATTCCACATGAAGAACCTCGTAGCTCACGTGGCAAGCCTATGCAACTTTTACGAAGAATAATTTAAGAAAAGATTGGACCACATTTAACCCCGTAAAATAACTGACATACTAAGGTTGAGATTATGTAGTTTAGCACTTTGATTAGTGTTATGCTTGTTATAAAATACGTGGTTCGATTCGATCCGTTTCGATTAGTACCACGATGGGTTACAAGTTATTATAATGCTATTAGGATCATTGTTGGAGCTTGGTAATTGATAGCTTTGATTCCATGTTAAGGTTAAGGTCGGCATGTGGAGATTACTTATATATAATAATGACATAGTTAAGAAGTTTATTAACTCGATCTAGGGTTGTGTGAGTCATGCACAATTTGACTTGCATTGAACATGCAAGAATAAATGAAAGACGTTGCTCAACATTTGATTAATGAGTTTCGACAATCTTGCGATGATGAATCGATGATGATAGGTTTTGAGGCATTTGATTACCTTTGATGTTGCAAAACATAAAAACACTTTTAATATTCTTCATTTAATAAGTGGGAAGTTATGAGTTCAATTCACAAAAGACTAGTCGTAGCATTTGAGTTATTTACCCGATAAAAAACAAACATTTTTAATTTTTCTAGTTTTAAAATAAATCTACATATTTATAATGAAAATTCTAACTCAATAGTTTCAAAAATAAATGCTTAGGCATGTCTGGTAACGTTTTTTTTTTTTTGATGAGTTAAACAACTTAGAAACTAGAACGAGTATGTTGTGAGCGAAATCACGACTTCCTACTTACAATGGGGGACTTATGCAGCTAGACCAAATTGTACTAGGCGTCTGGTAACGTTTTTTTTTTTGATCGGGTAACTCAAATGCTACAACTAGTCTTTCGTGAGTCGAACTCACAACCTCCCACTTACTTAAATGATACTGGCCGTCTAGTAACGTTTTTGAAAACGAATTTTTAAAAAAGTTTAAAAATAAAACTAAGAAAATAAAATTGTAATTTTCAACTTTAAAAATGTCTTCAATATTTTATTATGAAAATATATTTTTCATATTTTCTGAATTAAGGACGAATGAAAAGGTGAAAACGTGAATTTGATGGCGGACAAGAGGATAATTACTAACTGGACTAACCTCTCATTTATCGGTTTCAACACTTGGTCCATAAAACAACAACAAAGCCCAATAAATTACGCGCCACGGGCGACCCGCCATCCAAACGAACCAGGCAATACGTAGATCCACGAGGGGCGTAAAAGTAATTCACCACCCTCCTAAAACCAGATGCAGGATTTGGTACACCACAATTCGACCTCTCTCTAATCACCACCAAGGCTTTTGATCTCTCTCCTCTTAAACCTGCAATTCAGCTCCGTCTGGATCGTTAGGGTTTTCCATTTTTCCTCGCATCGATTTTCCGAAGGGGATTTCTGGTCTCGATCCGATCGTCCCCTTTCTCTCTCTCTATCGGCGATTCCATTTCAGATCGGCCAGGGACAGATCGGGAAACAAAATGTACGGCTTCGAAGCGATGACCTTCAACATTCACGGCGGCTACTTGGAGGCCATCGTCCGGGGACACCGCTCCGGTCTACTCACCGCCGCGGATTACAACAATCTCTGCCAGTGCGAGACCCTCGACGACATTAAGATGCACCTCTCTGCCACCGAGTACGGCCCCTACCTCCAAAACGGTGCGTTTTTGCTTTGCGTTCCTAATTAGATGAGGAGATTGATTAGAATCCTTGAGATTGAATTGTGGATCTTTAAGCTTTGATTTGATGTAAGTTTCTTACTGATAGAGCTGCATGTTGATCCGGATGTTTAGGTTTCTCTAGGTAATGATTTGGCTCTGGTTTTGGTGGTGTTGATTTTAGAATTAGTATGAGCAACACTAATGTGTGTGAACAGATTGCATCTGATGTCTGTAGTAGAATTGGATTTCGATTACGATGCCTAGTGTTAGTTATTTTTTCGCATTTTGTGCTAACAAAGTGGAGAGTGTTTGGTACTTTTATTATGGTTCGAATGAAACTGTAGATAAAGTGATTAGTGTGTGAATTGGAAATAAAACTTAATGCTCATGACAACTAAACTGTTCCAGTATAACTGCGTGAAATTGTAGTAGAAGGGAAGCTGAACTTACTGGAAAGTAGGTAGATTCACCTCTCCTCCTTTAGGCATACTATTAGTTTGAAAGTTTTGCGGTTAATTCAATTTTGTAGTTGTGAGATTTTGTAGAACATATGGTAATTAAGGTAGCTAGTAGGAATTCGAGGATATGCTAACCAGAGAATATTTCATGTGTTGTACATGCATGATCATCTGTGGATGAGTTAACCACCTGGCATATCTATATACTAGAATCTCTGTGCATAGTTTTCCTATAATTATGCTTGCTCTCTCGCTCTATCTCTTTAAGTGTTTGATGGCCTTAAATGTTCTTGCTTGCAGAACCATCCCCATTGCATACAACTACCATTGTGGAAAAGTGTACTCTTAAGTTGGTTGATGAGTACAAGCACATGCTATGCCAAGCCACGGAGCCCTTGTCAACTTTTTTGGAGTATATCACGTACGTAGCTGTCTTTTCATGTCATTGTTACTATAAAAAATAGTGGACATTTTTCATTATTCCATTAGCATTGGCAAGAGTTTGTAATCTGCTTTCAGATTTTATTAGAACTTAAGCAAAGATGTTGAACATATAAAATTGATGAGGGTCTTGGGCAGGCAGTACTTAACATATAACATTGGGCGCTAAACCAGCCCATTTAAATCTGGAGTAGCCTTGTCAACTGTGAAATGACAACCTATTGTGATCTTTATCGTCGTTTGTATCTTTAGTTTGTGGTTTAATTGTGGAGTTAATGTTTCTCTTTGTCCAGATATGGTCACATGATAGACAATGTTGTCCTGATCGTTACTGGAACTTTGCATGAGAGAGATGTTCAGGAACTATTGGAAAAATGCCACCCTTTGGGCATGTTTGACAGGTATCATGATTTTCCTTACATTTTTTTTTCGTTGAGTTATCTGTTCCTCCCCCACACCCAGCAGAAGTAATTTTTCATGACTGATAACATTCTATAGAATCTTCATCTGACATTCATTTTTGTCTCCTCAGCATTGCTACCCTGGCAGTTGCACAGAATATGCGGGAGCTATACAGACTGGTGCTTGTCGACACACCTCTTGCTCCTTACTTTTCTGAGTGCATCACATCTGAGGTACAGATTAGGATGCTTGTTTTACATATATATTCCAACCTTTTCCCTTTCTGTTAAGTTTCACCTTTCTATTGGGTCCCGAAATTCCTACCTAGTAGAATTAGGGATTAATTTTTTATTTAGTTGGATCAATTGATCTCATAGTTTAAATTAACCCCCTTTATAAGGCGGAAAAAAAAACTAAAAAATTGAGGATTTGTCGTCCGGCAATATGCTAGTGATAAATAGCCCGCTAGTCGCCATTTCATATTCTAAAAACTCAAATCATACTTGAGATTTATGTAATGTTTCAGGACCCAGGTTTCAGTTTTTTATTGTCTTTTCATTTTGTTTTCTTCATCATTCTCTTTAAAGGATCTGGATGACATGAACATTGAAATCATGAGGAATACTCTGTACAAGGCATACCTTGAAGACTTTTACAGGTTTTGTCAGGTAAATATTTATTGCAGAGTGAAGATTTTGATTTATTGTCATGTCTTTCATTTTATAAAGTTTGTATATCTCATTAGTTTGCTTTTCCTATGTTGGACAGAAACTAGGTGGTGCTACTGGAGAGATCATGTCTGACTTGCTTGCTTTTGAGGCTGACAGAAGGGCTGTCAATATAACCATAAACAGGTATAGTTTTGTCGAGTTGATGACAGATATACTTGATTTATTGTTTTGGTTATAAGGTTCTTTTCATGGTCTCATTCTACTATTGTTGTTCACTCTATGCAGCATTGGAACCGAGCTTACTCGAGATGATCGCAAGAAATTATATTCTAGCTTTGGTTTACTGTAAGTTAACTTTGTGATCTGTTGGTGATTGTGTACTATGTCTCTATACAGGATTGTTATCTCTGACTTCTGTGTACTATGTCTCTGTACAGTTATCCCTATGGCCATGAGGAGCTTGCTATCTGTGAGGACATTGATCAGGTATGGTGTGAGCTTCAATTGGTTTTAGTACTTGCCTAGAAAGCGCTGCAGCTCTTGGTCCATCTTCTCTGGAAGTTCTACTTTCTGCAATACCTTTTGTTTCTTATGTGCTTGAAGGGAAATTTTAATGACATTTAAAATGTTAAAACTTTGCTTAACTTCCTTGGATGATGTCTGTACTTAGTAGTTGGTACTTATTGCCACATCAGTCGATTGTTTCTTTACCATATATTCATCCTTAGGCAACATCTCAAGTTATAAAAAAAGTTTTTTCTAAGCTGTCGACTTATTTGCTTGTAGGTCCGTGGTGTCATGGAAAAGTATCCCCCTTATCAGTCTATATTTTCAAAACTATCCTATGGAGAGAGCCAGATGCTTGACAAGGCATTTTATGAAGAGGAGGTGAAAAGGCTTTGTTTAGCATTTGAGCAACAGGTTTGTTTCTCCTTTATTGTGCAGCCATTTCCTTTTCCATATAGCTCGTCACATTTTAGTTAAGTTCAGTTCTATCGTCACACTCTAGCAGTTCACTTAACCTCAGTTTTCTCCTCTGGCTGCAGTTTCATTATGGAGTTTTCTTTGCGTACATGAGGTTGAGGGAGCAGGAGATCAGAAATCTGATGTGGATATCCGAGTGTGTGGCTCAGAACCAGAAGTCCAGAGTTCATGACAGCGTGGTCTTCATCTTTTAGTTGCACCTAAACTCAAACTCAGAACAGTTCAGTAGTGATTATTATTTGATATTTCTGCATACTCTTCTGTAAATCTCTTCCCTATCTTCCCTCCACCCCCTATCTTGCCCTCATAATGAATCGTGGAGATGGGTGCGCAGTTGCATTGTTTGCCTCTCTTGTTCCAAATAAGTCACATTTGAATGTATTCCAATTATTCTTTTTCTGAGGAAACATGTCCGGTATCGAACGAATACGTATCTGTTGGGAGGGTGAACCGAAGTAGCATATATTGTATTTAGTGATATACGTATGGGTGAACTGTTATAAATACTTAAATAGTTTAGTATGATGGTATCTTATCCTGCATTCAGAAGCTGTGTAATGAAAATTTTCATGTAATTCCGTTCAATAAATTATTTGAATCGAAATCTAATCATCGTGAGGACCTTCATACATTCCTTTTCGCAATCGGAATAATTACCACCAGACAATTCCCTGTATTTTCAGGTAAAAATACAAGCTGTGTGATACTTAAAAGAGAAGGCACACACCACCTTTTTATGACTAGTAGTTACTTGGGCCGTACAGACACATAAATCTTATTTTTCTATCACACTTCTCTATTGGGAGCGAAACCCATAGATTTCGTATGTGAATTTTCAATGGCGGAGATACCGCCACCGCCGACGGTGAATCAGATTCCAAGCTCGCCGTGGCCGGCGACGCACATGACCGACGTGGATGAAGACGCCTTGGCTCACTGCACCAGCTTCCTAAGCCTCCAGGACGTCTCCAACATGGCCATGACCTGCAAGTACCTCCAAAAAGTCGCCTACTCCGACTCTATCTGGCGCAGAAACTTCAGGTTTTCCGCCGATTTCGAGCATAATAGAAATTGTTACCTCACTGATTTTGCGTTTCTGTTATGAAATTTGAGTTCTTAGTTTACTGATTTT of the Fragaria vesca subsp. vesca linkage group LG6, FraVesHawaii_1.0, whole genome shotgun sequence genome contains:
- the LOC101297161 gene encoding V-type proton ATPase subunit d2-like, encoding MYGFEAMTFNIHGGYLEAIVRGHRSGLLTAADYNNLCQCETLDDIKMHLSATEYGPYLQNEPSPLHTTTIVEKCTLKLVDEYKHMLCQATEPLSTFLEYITYGHMIDNVVLIVTGTLHERDVQELLEKCHPLGMFDSIATLAVAQNMRELYRLVLVDTPLAPYFSECITSEDLDDMNIEIMRNTLYKAYLEDFYRFCQKLGGATGEIMSDLLAFEADRRAVNITINSIGTELTRDDRKKLYSSFGLLYPYGHEELAICEDIDQVRGVMEKYPPYQSIFSKLSYGESQMLDKAFYEEEVKRLCLAFEQQFHYGVFFAYMRLREQEIRNLMWISECVAQNQKSRVHDSVVFIF